In Rhodothermus bifroesti, a single genomic region encodes these proteins:
- a CDS encoding L,D-transpeptidase gives MDVKQKAQRLGMGTGLLLMIMAASLAPKVREMALGVMAWMAQPPLPETAWAAAEEDKQRLEREVARLERRLLRRRPRDAYLVVSTTENHFWLYKNGKLIREGRCSTGSYVYLKGSGGKSWLFQTPRGQFFIQSKIVNPVWHKPDWAFVEEGKPIPPPGSPERYEYGVLGRYALAIGNGYLIHGTLYQRLLGMPVTHGCVRLGDDDLEAVYRTLPVGAPVFIY, from the coding sequence ATGGACGTTAAGCAGAAAGCCCAACGTTTGGGCATGGGCACCGGACTGCTGCTCATGATCATGGCGGCAAGTCTGGCGCCTAAGGTACGTGAAATGGCTTTGGGGGTAATGGCCTGGATGGCACAGCCCCCGCTGCCTGAGACCGCTTGGGCCGCTGCAGAAGAAGATAAGCAGCGCCTGGAGCGGGAAGTGGCGCGCCTAGAGCGACGACTCCTGAGGCGGCGTCCACGCGATGCCTACTTAGTGGTCAGTACAACGGAAAATCATTTCTGGCTTTACAAAAATGGAAAACTGATTCGTGAAGGGCGTTGCTCTACAGGAAGCTATGTCTACCTCAAGGGTAGTGGGGGTAAAAGCTGGCTGTTTCAAACCCCACGCGGACAGTTTTTTATCCAATCCAAGATCGTCAATCCCGTTTGGCATAAGCCCGACTGGGCCTTTGTGGAAGAGGGCAAACCGATCCCTCCACCGGGCTCCCCAGAACGTTATGAATATGGAGTGCTGGGGCGCTACGCTTTGGCTATTGGGAATGGGTACTTGATCCACGGCACCCTTTACCAGCGCCTATTGGGCATGCCCGTAACGCATGGATGCGTGCGTTTAGGCGATGACGACCTAGAGGCTGTTTACCGGACGCTGCCGGTGGGCGCACCGGTGTTTATTTACTGA